The proteins below are encoded in one region of Euryarchaeota archaeon:
- a CDS encoding transposase family protein, with protein sequence TAPDEKWQSDITYVKLGDRNYYLITFIDEYSRFITYWELLNRMDGNSVSLAAETALSRLDHGKTPVIQTDNGSGFISRDFKIVLTRRGITHTRIRPHTPTDNAFVERVEGTVKTELFLHEPETPEVARVLLEGIIHRYNHERLHSGIDYLTPWTKYRGNPDEVLEQRRLKLAAARQRRREKNMQRRQSRLYVKQGISVRRETEPSKNQGTDLSHLR encoded by the coding sequence CGACAGCACCGGATGAGAAGTGGCAGAGCGACATCACGTACGTCAAACTCGGCGACCGGAACTATTACCTCATCACGTTCATCGACGAGTACTCCAGGTTCATCACGTACTGGGAACTCCTCAATCGGATGGATGGGAACTCGGTGAGCCTGGCGGCTGAGACGGCCCTCAGCCGCCTCGACCATGGGAAGACGCCCGTCATCCAGACCGACAATGGAAGCGGTTTCATCAGTCGGGATTTCAAGATCGTCCTCACTCGCCGCGGCATCACGCACACGAGGATCCGGCCCCACACGCCGACCGACAACGCGTTCGTCGAACGCGTCGAAGGAACCGTGAAGACCGAACTATTCCTTCACGAGCCGGAGACGCCGGAGGTCGCACGGGTGCTGCTTGAGGGGATAATCCACCGGTACAATCACGAACGACTCCACAGTGGGATCGACTACCTCACGCCCTGGACCAAGTATCGGGGAAACCCGGATGAGGTCCTCGAACAGCGGCGACTCAAGCTCGCCGCCGCGAGGCAAAGGCGGCGCGAGAAGAACATGCAACGCCGTCAATCACGCTTATACGTCAAACAAGGAATATCAGTCAGGCGGGAAACGGAACCGTCCAAAAATCAAGGGACCGATTTGTCCCACTTACGCTGA
- a CDS encoding radical SAM protein, with amino-acid sequence MKVNEIFYSLQGEGAHVGLPTVFVRCTACNLRCAWCDSEYSFYEGKDMELDEIFRSISHYPTRHMCFTGGEPLLQRDALDFMMQALDRGYDIVLETGGSLDISAVDRLTPREKVIISLDVKCPASKMEQMNRWKNIPILRAHDQLKFVVADETDYAFARGVIAKHPSRARIHFQPVWGKGLKWLAERVLADGIEARVGTQLHKHIWGEARGR; translated from the coding sequence ATGAAAGTCAACGAGATATTCTACTCTCTTCAAGGGGAAGGGGCGCACGTCGGGCTCCCCACGGTGTTCGTGCGCTGCACGGCCTGCAATCTCCGTTGTGCCTGGTGCGACAGCGAGTACTCGTTCTACGAAGGCAAGGACATGGAGCTCGACGAGATATTCCGGTCGATCTCGCATTACCCGACGAGGCACATGTGCTTCACGGGTGGCGAGCCGCTCCTCCAAAGGGACGCGTTGGACTTCATGATGCAAGCGCTCGATCGGGGTTACGACATCGTCCTCGAGACGGGGGGAAGCCTCGACATCTCCGCCGTCGACAGGCTGACACCGCGGGAGAAGGTGATAATCTCGCTTGACGTGAAGTGCCCGGCGAGCAAGATGGAGCAGATGAACCGGTGGAAGAACATCCCGATCCTCCGTGCCCACGACCAGTTGAAGTTCGTCGTCGCCGACGAGACGGATTACGCATTCGCCCGCGGCGTCATCGCGAAGCATCCGTCACGGGCCCGGATACATTTCCAACCCGTTTGGGGGAAGGGATTGAAATGGCTCGCCGAGCGCGTGTTGGCGGACGGCATCGAAGCGCGCGTCGGCACACAGCTCCATAAGCATATCTGGGGAGAGGCTAGGGGACGCTAG
- a CDS encoding acyl-CoA carboxylase subunit beta: MSVEEKIKDLRSRREEHREGGGADKAAAQHEKGKFTARERIEKLLDPGTFEELDAFVMHQVSRFGMDKKKVLGDGVVTGYGRIDGRLVYVFAQDFTVFGGSLGEMHAKKITKVMDLALRNGAPVIGLNDSGGARIQEGVDSLGGYAEIFFRNVLASGVVPQISAIMGPCAGGAVYSPAITDFTLMVKNTSYMFITGPEVIKSVTNEEVTFEELGGAMTHNTESGVAHFACEDESDCLQTIRLLLAYVPQNNMEDPPALVPKDRPDREDLELARIVPDEPDRPYDVKDVIGRIVDDGEFLEIQEHWARNIVIGFARLDGHSVGVVGNQPKHLAGTLDIAASTKAGRFVRFCDAFNIPLLTFVDVPGFLPGTAQEYGGIIRNGAKLLYAYSEATVPKITVITRKAYGGAYDVMCSKHIRADFNFAWPTAEIAVMGPEGAVNIIFRKELDAAKDKDKERKRLVDDYRHNFANPYIAAEKGYIDEVIEPKETRTKVIRALNSLLTKTEERPRKKHGNIPL; this comes from the coding sequence ATGTCCGTCGAGGAGAAGATCAAGGACCTTCGCTCGCGCCGGGAGGAGCACCGGGAAGGCGGTGGCGCCGACAAGGCCGCGGCCCAGCACGAGAAGGGCAAGTTCACCGCCCGCGAGCGGATCGAGAAACTACTGGACCCCGGCACCTTCGAGGAACTCGACGCCTTCGTCATGCACCAGGTCTCGCGCTTCGGGATGGACAAGAAGAAGGTGCTCGGGGACGGCGTCGTGACCGGCTACGGCCGGATCGACGGCCGCCTCGTCTACGTCTTCGCGCAGGACTTCACGGTCTTCGGTGGGTCCCTTGGAGAGATGCACGCGAAGAAGATAACGAAGGTGATGGACCTCGCGCTGCGTAACGGCGCCCCGGTGATCGGCCTCAACGACTCGGGCGGGGCCCGGATCCAGGAGGGTGTCGACAGCCTCGGCGGCTATGCGGAGATATTCTTCAGGAACGTGCTTGCGTCCGGTGTCGTGCCCCAGATCAGCGCGATAATGGGCCCGTGCGCGGGGGGCGCCGTCTACAGCCCCGCCATCACGGATTTCACGTTGATGGTGAAGAACACGAGTTACATGTTCATCACGGGCCCCGAGGTCATCAAGTCCGTGACCAACGAGGAGGTCACGTTCGAGGAACTCGGCGGCGCCATGACGCACAACACCGAGTCCGGGGTGGCTCACTTCGCGTGCGAGGACGAATCGGATTGCCTCCAGACCATCCGCCTCCTTCTTGCCTACGTGCCTCAAAACAACATGGAGGACCCGCCGGCGCTCGTCCCCAAAGACCGGCCCGACCGGGAGGACCTGGAACTCGCACGGATAGTACCCGATGAACCGGACCGGCCGTACGACGTCAAGGACGTGATCGGGCGGATCGTCGACGACGGCGAGTTCTTGGAGATCCAGGAGCACTGGGCGCGAAACATCGTAATCGGGTTCGCCCGCCTCGACGGGCACTCGGTCGGAGTGGTCGGCAACCAACCGAAGCACCTCGCCGGGACCCTCGACATCGCCGCGTCGACCAAGGCGGGACGTTTCGTACGCTTTTGCGACGCGTTCAACATCCCACTCCTCACCTTCGTGGACGTCCCAGGCTTTCTCCCCGGCACCGCCCAGGAGTATGGAGGCATCATCCGGAACGGGGCGAAACTCCTCTACGCATACTCGGAGGCGACCGTCCCAAAGATCACGGTCATCACCCGTAAAGCCTACGGCGGTGCCTACGATGTCATGTGCAGCAAGCACATCCGCGCCGATTTCAACTTCGCCTGGCCGACGGCGGAGATAGCGGTCATGGGCCCAGAGGGTGCTGTCAACATCATATTCAGGAAGGAGCTCGACGCTGCGAAGGACAAGGACAAGGAGAGAAAGCGCCTGGTCGACGACTATCGTCACAATTTCGCGAACCCCTACATCGCCGCCGAGAAGGGTTACATCGATGAGGTCATCGAGCCGAAGGAGACGAGGACGAAGGTCATCCGCGCATTGAACTCGCTTCTAACGAAGACGGAAGAGAGACCGAGGAAGAAGCATGGGAACATCCCCCTCTAA
- a CDS encoding MBL fold metallo-hydrolase, whose amino-acid sequence MCFRQFLRPDSGCASHLVSCQSFETAAIIEPDMDIDRYIREADEAGVRIDYVIDTHVHADHLSGARLLAEKTGARLLMHELAPVKFPFQKMTDGDIIRLGNTSLKVMHTPGHTPESTSLVASDKARMRHLPGVEPGPWFVLTGDTLFVGDVGRPDLWGPEGAPRMFETLHDRLMKLEDGVEVYPSHFSGSACGAFMSGKPSSTIGFERRFNPAMAEPDEKRFVKWLLGHTQPAPQVFLDNVKRNLGEA is encoded by the coding sequence ATGTGTTTCAGGCAGTTCCTTCGGCCAGACTCGGGTTGCGCGAGTCACCTCGTCTCGTGCCAGTCTTTCGAGACGGCCGCGATAATCGAGCCCGATATGGACATCGACCGTTACATCCGTGAAGCCGACGAGGCGGGGGTCCGGATCGATTACGTGATCGACACGCACGTCCACGCCGATCACTTGTCGGGGGCGCGCTTGCTTGCCGAGAAGACGGGCGCGAGACTGCTGATGCACGAACTTGCGCCCGTGAAGTTCCCGTTCCAGAAGATGACGGACGGTGACATCATACGCCTTGGCAACACGTCCTTGAAGGTCATGCATACGCCGGGGCACACGCCCGAATCGACGAGCCTCGTCGCAAGCGACAAGGCGAGGATGCGGCATTTGCCGGGCGTCGAGCCGGGCCCTTGGTTCGTCCTCACGGGAGACACGCTTTTCGTCGGCGACGTCGGACGGCCGGACCTTTGGGGACCCGAGGGTGCTCCGAGGATGTTCGAGACGCTTCACGACCGGTTGATGAAGTTGGAGGACGGCGTCGAGGTGTACCCAAGCCACTTTTCTGGGAGTGCCTGCGGGGCGTTCATGAGCGGGAAGCCATCGAGCACCATCGGTTTCGAGCGGCGGTTCAACCCGGCGATGGCCGAGCCGGACGAGAAGCGGTTCGTGAAATGGCTTCTCGGCCACACGCAGCCCGCGCCGCAGGTTTTCCTCGACAACGTCAAACGGAACCTCGGCGAGGCGTAG
- a CDS encoding amino acid permease, translated as MVIVDDGKLRQDLGLFEAVTLIMGSMIGSGIFILPAVIAAGVQSAQLVLLLWIVCGLLTITGALTFAEMAGMFPRAGGQYIYLREAFGKKGAYLYGWTMFWVIQTGIIAAVAVAFSLFTAVFFPMPSWAQKFVAVGCIMFLTIVNYLGVKYGGIVQNVFTVIKTGAIVALVVGGLLLGRASPDAYNTFLPASLGGIDLVSAFGIAMVAALFAYDGWPSATQVASEIKDPQKNVPRALVIGTAAVMLVYVAANAVYFYLLPLAQASASPRIAADAAQAFLGENGRLAISAAIMLSTFGTVNAFILASPRVYYAWAKDGGFIGSMASVHKKHGTPWYALMLQAIWASLLVLTGTYVALATMVVFAIWLFYIPSVVAYFKFRRKMPDAHRPYRTSGYPVVPLVFAGSALFICANFLLRGGSANVFGYVVPIAPATLVLIASGLPVLWMVRHKLVDEANPMMAAPSVVEGTTPPASEPSTVTALDADEMPVRVRIRGS; from the coding sequence GTGGTAATAGTCGACGACGGCAAACTCCGCCAGGACCTCGGCCTCTTCGAAGCGGTCACCCTCATCATGGGCTCCATGATCGGTTCAGGGATCTTCATACTCCCCGCCGTCATCGCGGCCGGCGTCCAATCGGCGCAGCTTGTCCTTCTCCTTTGGATCGTGTGCGGGCTCCTCACGATAACGGGTGCGCTCACGTTCGCCGAGATGGCGGGCATGTTCCCCCGCGCGGGGGGCCAGTACATCTACCTGCGGGAAGCCTTCGGCAAGAAGGGCGCCTACCTCTACGGGTGGACGATGTTCTGGGTCATCCAGACGGGGATCATCGCGGCCGTCGCCGTGGCGTTCTCCCTTTTCACGGCCGTGTTCTTCCCGATGCCGTCGTGGGCCCAGAAGTTCGTCGCCGTCGGCTGCATCATGTTCCTCACGATCGTGAATTACCTCGGCGTCAAGTACGGCGGGATCGTGCAGAACGTCTTCACGGTGATCAAGACGGGGGCGATAGTCGCGCTCGTCGTCGGCGGGCTTCTCCTTGGTAGGGCGTCGCCGGACGCCTACAATACGTTCCTCCCTGCGTCTCTTGGCGGCATCGACCTCGTGAGCGCTTTCGGGATCGCGATGGTCGCCGCCTTGTTCGCCTACGATGGGTGGCCGTCGGCGACGCAGGTCGCATCGGAGATCAAGGACCCGCAAAAGAACGTCCCCCGGGCGCTCGTCATCGGGACGGCGGCAGTGATGCTCGTCTACGTCGCCGCCAACGCCGTCTACTTCTATCTACTGCCACTTGCCCAGGCGTCCGCCTCGCCGCGCATCGCCGCGGACGCAGCGCAGGCGTTTTTGGGCGAGAACGGGCGGCTCGCGATATCGGCGGCCATCATGCTCTCCACTTTTGGGACGGTGAACGCCTTCATCCTCGCAAGCCCCCGCGTCTACTATGCATGGGCCAAAGACGGCGGCTTCATCGGTTCAATGGCGAGCGTGCACAAGAAGCACGGGACGCCGTGGTATGCCTTGATGCTCCAGGCGATCTGGGCGTCGCTTCTCGTCCTCACGGGGACGTACGTGGCACTCGCGACGATGGTGGTCTTTGCGATTTGGCTCTTTTACATCCCGTCGGTCGTCGCCTACTTCAAGTTCCGGAGGAAGATGCCCGACGCGCACCGGCCGTACAGGACCAGCGGTTACCCCGTGGTCCCGCTCGTCTTCGCAGGGTCTGCCCTTTTCATCTGCGCGAACTTCCTCTTGCGCGGAGGTTCGGCGAACGTCTTCGGTTACGTCGTCCCCATCGCGCCGGCGACACTCGTGCTGATCGCGAGCGGCCTACCCGTCCTGTGGATGGTGAGGCATAAGTTGGTGGACGAAGCGAATCCCATGATGGCGGCCCCAAGCGTCGTCGAAGGGACGACGCCCCCGGCGTCGGAACCGAGCACCGTGACGGCGCTCGATGCGGACGAGATGCCGGTCAGGGTGAGGATAAGGGGGAGTTAG
- a CDS encoding 50S ribosomal protein L11 yields the protein MAKQVIEVLVDGGKASAGPPLGPALGPMGVNVVKVVQLINEKTKGFDGMKVPVKVTIDAGTKEFDVTVGTPPTSALVLKEVRAEKGSGTPNTAKIGSINIDAAVRVAKMKQDDLSGKDLKRRVKEVLGTCVSMGVNVDGKDPRVVQKAIDAGEYDAKIKE from the coding sequence ATGGCAAAACAGGTCATCGAAGTGCTAGTCGACGGGGGCAAGGCCTCCGCAGGCCCACCCCTCGGACCCGCATTGGGCCCGATGGGTGTGAACGTCGTGAAAGTCGTCCAACTCATCAACGAGAAGACGAAAGGCTTCGACGGGATGAAAGTCCCCGTCAAGGTCACCATAGACGCCGGCACGAAGGAATTCGACGTCACCGTCGGAACACCTCCCACGAGCGCACTCGTTCTCAAGGAAGTCCGCGCCGAGAAGGGAAGCGGAACCCCGAACACCGCGAAGATCGGCAGCATCAACATCGACGCCGCAGTCCGCGTCGCGAAGATGAAACAGGACGACCTCTCGGGAAAGGATCTGAAAAGACGCGTCAAGGAAGTGCTCGGAACCTGCGTGTCCATGGGAGTCAACGTGGACGGCAAGGACCCGCGCGTGGTCCAGAAGGCGATAGATGCCGGCGAGTACGACGCGAAGATAAAGGAATAA
- a CDS encoding class I SAM-dependent methyltransferase, with translation MENDPTTEIKTKARETWALGDFDQIAQLFTSPVAGNFVRFAGVKAGEKVLDVGTGTGVVAVTAARAGAKVTGMDLTPELLTRAKHHADIAGTPSIKWDEGDAEKLPYRDAEFDVVLSQFGHMFAPRPEVATKEMLRVLRPGGRIAFATWPPEQLIGRSFALNGAYVPPPPGQAPPPQWGDVSMVRQRLGTAVKDIHFERGTGAWPALSVSHYRTFQEQYGGPFIRTVNALKNEPVKLEKWRREYDAMTKDYFADNVVRLEYLMTRATKA, from the coding sequence GTGGAAAACGATCCGACTACGGAAATCAAAACAAAGGCACGGGAAACGTGGGCGCTCGGCGACTTCGACCAGATCGCGCAATTGTTCACAAGCCCTGTGGCCGGGAATTTCGTGAGATTCGCCGGAGTAAAGGCGGGGGAAAAGGTGCTCGATGTGGGGACGGGAACGGGCGTCGTAGCCGTCACGGCTGCCCGCGCGGGAGCGAAGGTCACCGGGATGGACCTCACACCCGAACTCCTTACGCGCGCGAAGCATCACGCCGACATCGCAGGGACGCCTTCGATCAAGTGGGATGAGGGCGACGCGGAGAAGCTCCCGTACCGAGACGCGGAATTCGACGTGGTCTTGAGCCAGTTCGGCCACATGTTCGCTCCTCGGCCGGAGGTCGCCACGAAGGAGATGCTTCGCGTGCTTCGTCCCGGCGGGCGCATCGCATTCGCGACGTGGCCACCGGAGCAACTCATCGGAAGAAGCTTCGCCCTCAACGGCGCCTATGTGCCGCCGCCACCCGGTCAGGCGCCGCCGCCGCAATGGGGCGACGTGTCGATGGTGAGACAACGGCTCGGGACCGCGGTCAAGGACATCCACTTCGAACGCGGCACGGGAGCGTGGCCGGCGCTCTCCGTTTCGCACTACCGCACTTTCCAGGAACAGTACGGCGGCCCCTTCATAAGGACCGTGAACGCGCTCAAGAACGAACCCGTGAAACTAGAGAAGTGGAGGCGGGAGTACGATGCGATGACGAAGGACTACTTCGCCGACAACGTCGTGCGGCTCGAATACCTCATGACGCGGGCCACGAAGGCCTAA
- a CDS encoding class I SAM-dependent methyltransferase, translating to MKGRKRSPSSYSKRWCLSRSRCAGTTCAFCKRRKRSSAGSTGRHHAYPSDSRFRPVHLTDPWTSGDSYEPYVGRWSRLLAPRFLGWAGVGRGRVMDVGCGTGALSEALLRAGAEKVLGIDTSKAYVEHATRHLGSGEQRAEFKVGDARALPADGSWDGAVSGLVLNFVPDPGKAVSEMRRVVKPGGTVAAYVWDYAGKMELMRYFWDAACDLDADARTLDEAVRFPICEPGALRSVFEGAGLLGVVTSHVDQPTVFRDFDDYWKPFLGGQAPAPGYCMGLDEVRRGKLRELIRDRLPTRADGTIPLIARAWTVKGMR from the coding sequence ATGAAGGGAAGGAAGAGATCACCGTCGAGCTATTCGAAGCGATGGTGCCTATCCCGGTCACGGTGCGCGGGGACAACGTGCGCGTTTTGCAAAAGAAGGAAGCGAAGTAGCGCGGGTTCCACCGGCCGCCATCACGCTTATCCGTCCGATTCACGTTTTCGGCCCGTGCACTTGACCGATCCCTGGACGAGCGGCGATTCTTACGAGCCGTACGTCGGACGCTGGAGCAGGCTCCTTGCGCCAAGATTCCTGGGCTGGGCCGGCGTGGGTCGTGGGCGTGTAATGGACGTAGGTTGCGGCACCGGAGCTCTCTCGGAAGCCCTCCTGAGAGCGGGCGCGGAGAAAGTCCTCGGCATCGACACTTCGAAGGCCTATGTGGAGCACGCAACGCGACACCTCGGCTCTGGCGAGCAGCGGGCCGAGTTCAAAGTCGGCGATGCGCGGGCCCTTCCCGCCGACGGTTCGTGGGACGGCGCGGTTTCTGGACTCGTGTTGAACTTCGTCCCAGATCCAGGAAAGGCGGTTTCCGAGATGCGGCGCGTGGTGAAGCCCGGCGGCACCGTCGCGGCCTACGTCTGGGACTACGCGGGGAAGATGGAACTCATGCGGTATTTCTGGGACGCCGCCTGCGACCTCGACGCGGACGCAAGGACGCTCGACGAGGCTGTGCGATTCCCCATCTGCGAACCCGGCGCCTTGCGTAGCGTCTTCGAAGGCGCTGGGCTGCTTGGCGTCGTGACGTCGCACGTCGACCAACCCACGGTATTCCGGGACTTCGACGATTACTGGAAGCCTTTTCTCGGAGGCCAGGCGCCTGCGCCCGGCTATTGCATGGGACTAGACGAGGTGCGACGCGGGAAGCTCCGCGAACTTATCCGCGACCGGCTCCCCACGAGAGCCGACGGAACAATTCCGCTCATCGCGCGGGCGTGGACCGTCAAGGGGATGCGCTGA
- a CDS encoding transcription elongation factor Spt5 translates to MPEDSPTVAAEQAGIYALKTTINQEKMVAQMVVTKATKQGIPVLAVLAPAELRGYILVECNDREGFEKMIKGVPHARGLIEGATKLTEIEHFLTPKPSVAGIAEGDIVELVQGPFKGEKARVQRIDEGKEEITVELFEAMVPIPVTVRGDNVRVLQKKEAK, encoded by the coding sequence ATGCCCGAGGATTCCCCAACCGTCGCCGCCGAACAAGCCGGCATCTACGCTTTGAAGACCACCATCAACCAGGAGAAGATGGTCGCGCAGATGGTCGTGACGAAAGCAACCAAACAAGGGATACCTGTCCTCGCGGTCCTCGCTCCCGCAGAACTACGCGGTTACATCCTCGTCGAATGCAACGACCGCGAGGGGTTCGAGAAGATGATCAAAGGCGTCCCGCACGCCCGAGGCCTCATCGAAGGAGCGACGAAGCTCACGGAGATCGAGCATTTCCTCACCCCGAAGCCGTCGGTCGCCGGTATCGCGGAAGGCGACATCGTGGAACTCGTCCAAGGGCCGTTCAAGGGCGAGAAGGCGCGAGTACAGCGCATCGATGAAGGGAAGGAAGAGATCACCGTCGAGCTATTCGAAGCGATGGTGCCTATCCCGGTCACGGTGCGCGGGGACAACGTGCGCGTTTTGCAAAAGAAGGAAGCGAAGTAG
- a CDS encoding beta-lactamase family protein, with amino-acid sequence MARGIDSIAMANLEQHVSTGLPMVRSVLVSCGGSLTYEKYFGHGRADERVNVWSCTKSFVSMLVGILIKDGAFPALSDPVAKILPDVAKKSHKSFRAITVRDVLTMRMGYDLEFGDYDVLGTIGSPPTTAPGTAFCYNDVGPHIISMMISEVTGKTASEFADETIFKESGIVDPPWTRARDGHSIGGYGLLLTPREMLGFGGFALARGRANGKQLVDDAFFEESISPQSDGGFPGGNRYGYFWWVSDRGGTRTHYALGFGGQLICVAPEKQLVAVVTCTDDLGADIGPVQDIYFDRILPACE; translated from the coding sequence ATGGCCCGCGGCATCGATTCGATCGCAATGGCGAATCTTGAGCAGCACGTTTCCACCGGATTGCCGATGGTGAGGAGCGTCCTGGTCTCGTGCGGCGGTTCGCTCACGTATGAGAAGTACTTCGGCCATGGAAGGGCCGACGAACGCGTGAACGTCTGGAGCTGTACCAAGAGCTTCGTCTCGATGCTCGTCGGGATCTTGATCAAGGACGGCGCCTTTCCGGCACTTTCAGATCCCGTGGCCAAGATCCTTCCGGATGTTGCCAAGAAGTCCCACAAGTCGTTTCGCGCGATCACTGTGCGCGACGTGCTTACCATGAGGATGGGTTACGACCTCGAGTTCGGCGACTACGACGTTCTCGGTACCATCGGTTCACCGCCCACGACCGCTCCCGGGACCGCGTTTTGCTACAACGACGTCGGCCCGCACATCATCAGCATGATGATCTCCGAGGTCACGGGGAAGACCGCCAGCGAATTCGCCGATGAGACGATATTCAAGGAATCGGGGATCGTCGATCCGCCGTGGACTCGCGCGCGCGACGGTCATAGCATCGGCGGCTATGGGCTTCTCCTCACGCCGCGCGAGATGTTGGGGTTCGGCGGGTTCGCCCTCGCGCGGGGACGCGCGAACGGGAAACAACTCGTCGACGACGCGTTCTTCGAGGAATCCATCTCGCCGCAAAGCGATGGCGGTTTTCCGGGCGGGAACAGATATGGTTACTTCTGGTGGGTGAGCGACCGTGGAGGGACGCGCACACACTACGCGTTAGGCTTCGGGGGCCAACTCATCTGTGTCGCACCCGAGAAACAACTCGTGGCCGTCGTCACGTGCACGGACGATTTGGGTGCGGACATCGGTCCAGTCCAGGACATCTATTTCGACCGCATCCTTCCCGCATGTGAATGA
- a CDS encoding type II toxin-antitoxin system HicB family antitoxin, with translation MKRRFTVVIEKDPGGGYVASVAELPGCHTQGDTLKELRANVKEAIELYLENEDLDAKFPEFVGIERVAVAGIDRRGRSAR, from the coding sequence ATGAAGCGCCGTTTCACGGTCGTGATTGAAAAAGATCCGGGCGGCGGCTATGTGGCCTCCGTCGCGGAACTTCCTGGTTGCCATACCCAGGGCGACACGCTCAAAGAACTCCGCGCCAACGTGAAAGAGGCGATAGAATTGTATCTTGAGAACGAGGACCTCGATGCGAAATTCCCCGAATTCGTGGGGATCGAGCGCGTCGCCGTAGCCGGCATCGACCGGCGAGGACGAAGCGCACGCTAG
- a CDS encoding thiolase domain-containing protein: protein MPRVAVVGAGHSVFGDRNLTLRQLFHEAFTELASNVDRNFDARDIEEAYIGSLGFGGGQLGNLGPFVTETSVSPSIPCRRVENACASSGYAFRDAVLAVKSGERDLVLAGGIERMNDLSPIHKRFWLGVSGDTEWERTAGLTFAGVYALMAERHMIEYGTTREALAAVAVKNHANGARNPKAQFRKEITMEKALQSAEVASPLHLFDCCSTTDGATAVLVASEEVARELTDTPIWVTGSGASSDHLALMSRKSLTRLDATARAARDAFAQAGHTESDVDVAEVHDCFTIAEVMAVEDLGFVAKGEGGRFALEGRGRIGGRPTINPGGGLKAKGHPLGATGTGQVYEVWKQLRGQAGERQVENAEVGLTHNVGGSGASAAVHVLER from the coding sequence ATGCCCCGCGTCGCCGTCGTCGGAGCCGGCCATTCAGTTTTCGGCGACCGTAACCTTACTCTCCGCCAGCTTTTCCACGAGGCCTTCACCGAACTCGCCTCCAATGTCGATCGCAACTTCGACGCGCGAGACATCGAGGAGGCATACATCGGTTCCCTCGGGTTCGGCGGCGGCCAACTGGGAAACCTCGGCCCCTTCGTCACCGAGACCTCCGTGTCGCCTTCTATTCCCTGTCGCCGCGTCGAGAACGCGTGTGCCTCCTCGGGCTATGCGTTTCGCGATGCCGTCCTTGCGGTGAAGTCCGGGGAACGCGACCTCGTCCTCGCGGGAGGTATCGAACGGATGAACGACCTCTCGCCGATCCACAAGCGTTTCTGGCTCGGGGTCTCCGGCGACACCGAATGGGAACGCACGGCAGGCCTCACGTTCGCCGGAGTCTACGCGTTGATGGCCGAGCGCCACATGATCGAGTACGGGACGACACGGGAAGCGCTCGCGGCCGTCGCCGTGAAGAACCACGCGAACGGCGCCAGAAACCCGAAAGCGCAGTTCAGGAAGGAGATAACGATGGAGAAAGCGCTCCAATCGGCGGAGGTCGCCTCGCCGCTCCATCTTTTCGACTGTTGCTCCACGACGGACGGGGCGACCGCCGTCCTCGTCGCATCCGAGGAAGTGGCGCGCGAATTGACGGACACGCCCATTTGGGTCACGGGTTCCGGAGCGAGTTCGGATCATCTGGCGCTCATGTCGCGTAAGTCCTTGACACGTCTCGACGCGACGGCCCGCGCAGCTCGAGACGCGTTCGCGCAGGCGGGGCACACGGAAAGCGATGTGGACGTGGCCGAGGTCCATGACTGCTTCACAATCGCGGAAGTGATGGCCGTCGAGGACCTTGGCTTCGTCGCCAAAGGCGAAGGCGGGCGCTTCGCCCTCGAAGGCCGGGGAAGAATAGGCGGCCGGCCGACGATCAATCCAGGTGGCGGCCTCAAGGCGAAGGGCCATCCGCTCGGCGCGACCGGCACCGGCCAGGTGTACGAGGTGTGGAAGCAGCTACGGGGCCAAGCGGGAGAACGGCAGGTGGAGAATGCCGAGGTCGGTCTTACGCACAACGTCGGCGGCTCCGGCGCGAGCGCCGCGGTCCATGTCCTGGAGCGCTGA